The Sander vitreus isolate 19-12246 chromosome 5, sanVit1, whole genome shotgun sequence genome includes a region encoding these proteins:
- the atxn2 gene encoding ataxin-2 isoform X7: protein MSMKAGGNRSKPGGGNTAGAAASGAGGSGGGRQNLGRGRHSGKGPAAVIFNGVYANMRMVHVLTSVVGTKCELKVKNGTIYEGVFKTYGPECDLVLDAAHRKSLEPSIAPRKEDIVESIIFKASDVVVVTFKDVDLNFARKVSSDTDNFTDTAVSSKINGEHKEKDLEPWDGGETHNSDSLESLDTDVSNGWDPNDMFKYNEEKYGVLSTYDSSLSTYTVPLERDNSEEFLKREARAAQLAEEIEASATYKARVALENDERSEEEKYTAVVRGERETHTLSRENKYIPPGQRNREAMSWGLGRQNSPRLAQGSAGPSTPRPGPHDYSPSAGADQRVVNGGSSHWPSPCPSPSSRPPSRYQSGPSSLPPRATTPTRPARPPSRPSRPLSHSSHPSYPSSSSSFSHHGPTSPASTLPKRMSSEGPPRMSPKSQRTPRAHRVPPCRTTGVPPGVDLISHNAPGEVPVTPPTRSSSSGGTWSSVVSGAKECRVQETRQTSPTANKENIKPLDSSPSITRPVCKGPPSIPPDHRKQIDNLKKFSVDFRLQSSSNPDSAFDQMMTKPPRDPADKPKDLALNKASTMGREGTEDGVVVNAAGTPGGAPVPPTTTTNTSKPGSPAALSPSPSAPDQKRPGLDVTSQGVQTTATSSFSAPKHEEKEEKREAVQDQVRKSTLNPNANEFKPRFNTQPKPANTPTPPRPQGQPSPSIVVQQPQTVYSQTVCFPQMYPLTPVSPGVQKSIIWKSPAMYQVQMPHMTVSQSKPYRPGKVPNMPQQRSDQHHPQGTPTMMHPVTAAGPPIVAQNPAYSAQYFTCSPQQFTSQPLVQQMTHYQSQAQHVFSPVMQGSARMMAPPTHGQPTLVSSSTTQYPEQTHTMYGTSAYHLCMFICNEPECAVSQGPMPQQYPHPSATLHPHPQHPQPSATPTGQGQQGGPQQHGGPPNHPAASPVQHQQHQQAAAAAAAAQALHMANQAPQQQMYSALAPTPPSMTPGPNPQSPQASFPSAQQTVYIHPQQVQHGYNHNHMAHVQQAHMQSGMVQSHHPAQTHPTMMLMATQGPPGGQPPMPQTALNPIPVSSTTHFSYLAHPQVQAHHQQQL from the exons ATGTCAATGAAGGCCGGTGGAAATCGCAGCAAGCCCGGCGGTGGCAACACCGCTGGTGCCGCCGCCTCCGGTGCCGGAGGAAGCGGCGGGGGTAGACAGAATCTGGGCAG gggAAGACACAGTGGTAAAGGTCCCGCAGCA GTCATTTTCAATGGTGTATATGCAAATATGAGGATGGTCCATGTCTTGACTTCAGTGGTG GGGACCAAGTGTGAGCTGAAAGTGAAAAATGGAACAATCTATGAAGGAGTATTTAAGACGTACGGTCCAGAG TGTGACCTGGTGTTGGATGCAGCCCACAGAAAGAGCCTAGAGCCAAGCATAGCTCCCCGGAAAGAGGATATTGTGGAGAGCATCATTTTCAAGGCCTCAGATGTCGTAGTGGTGACCTTCAAAGATGTGGACCTGAATTTCGCCAGGAAAG TCTCCTCTGACACAG ACAACTTCACAGATACAGCAGTGAGCAGTAAGATCAATGGCGAGCATAAAGAGAAGGATCTAGAGCCCTGGGATGGAGGAGAGACCCACAACTCTGACAGCCTTGAGTCCCTGGATACAGATGTG TCAAACGGGTGGGATCCCAATGACATGTTCAAGTACAACGAGGAGAAGTATGGTGTCTTGTCTACATATGACAGCAGCCTGTCCACATATAC GGTTCCCCTGGAGCGGGACAACTCAGAGGAGTTCCTCAAGAGGGAGGCGCGCGCTGCCCAGCTGGCAGAGGAGATTGAGGCCAGTGCCACATACAAGGCCCGTGTGGCCCTGGAGAACGATGAACGCTCTGAGGAGGAGAAATATACTGCTGTGGTGCGAGGGGAAAGGGAGACTCACACACTTAGCAG agagAACAAGTACATTCCTCCAGGTCAGAGGAACAGGGAGGCGATGTCCTGGGGACTGGGACGTCAGAATTCACCTCGTCTGGCTCAGGGCTCAGCTGGACCATCAACTCCTCGACCAGGACCTCACGACTACAGTCCTAGCGCCGGGGCTGATCAGAGGGTGGTTAACGGAG GTTCATCCCATTGGCCCTCACCCTGTCCGTCTCCTTCCTCCCGCCCCCCCTCTCGTTACCAGTCTGGCCCCTCCTCCCTGCCTCCTCGGGCAACCACGCCCACCAGGCCCGCCAGACCCCCCTCTCGACCTTCCAGGCCTCTCTCTCATTCATCCCACCCCTCctatccctcctcctcatcctccttttCCCACCATGGGCCCACATCGCCAGCCTCCACTCTGCCCAAACGCATGTCTTCAGAAG GTCCACCCAGGATGTCTCCGAAATCCCAGCGGACGCCTCGTGCTCACAGAGTGCCACCCTGCCGGACCACTGGCGTTCCTCCTGGAGTGGATTTAATTTCCCACAATGCCCCTGGAGAGGTCCCAGTGACTCCACCAACCAGGAGCAGCTCCTCTGGAGGGACATGGTCCTCGGTGGTTAGCGGAG CAAAAGAGTGTCGTGTCCAGGAAACAAGACAGACATCCCCTACGGCAAACAAGGAGAACATCAAGCCCTTGGACAGCTCACCTAGTATCACCAGACCAGTCTGTAAAG GACCCCCTTCTATTCCACCAgaccacagaaaacaaatagaTAATTTAAAGAAATTTAGTGTCGATTTTAGG TTGCAGTCTAGTTCAAACCCAGACTCTGCCTTTGACCAGATGATGACCAAGCCTCCCAGAGATCCAGCAGACAAGCCAAAAGACCTTGCCCTGAACAAAGCCTCCACAATGGGCCGGGAGGGCACTGAAGACGGTGTTGTAGTGAATGCGGCTGGCACCCCCGGTGGTGCCCCTGTTCcgcccaccaccaccacaaacaCCAGTAAGCCTGGCAGCCCCGCTGCACTGTCCCCATCTCCCTCAGCCCCTGACCAGAAGAGGCCGGGGCTGGATGTGACATCACAGGGAGTTCAGACAACAGCCACGTCCTCATTCAGTGCACCCAAGcatgaagagaaggaggagaaaagggAGGCAGTACAAGA TCAAGTAAGAAAATCAACCCTGAACCCAAATGCCAATGAGTTCAAACCAAGGTTCAATACACAG CCCAAACCAGCCAACACCCCGACGCCTCCCCGGCCTCAGGGCCAGCCCAGCCCCTCCATCGTAGTCCAGCAGCCCCAGACTGTCTACAGCCAGACAGTCTGCTTCCCCCAGATGTATCCCCTCACACCAGTCAGCCCTGGAGTGCAG aaaagcataatatggaaG TCTCCAGCCATGTACCAGGTTCAGATGCCTCATATGACAGTCAGCCAGTCTAAACCCTACAGACCAGGTAAAG TACCCAACATGCCCCAGCAGAGGTCAGACCAGCACCACCCGCAAGGCACGCCCACCATGATGCACCCAGTGACGGCAGCAGGACCCCCTATTGTAGCACAGAACCCTGCCTACTCTGCTCAGTACTTCACCTGCAGCCCACAGCAGTTCACCAGTCAGCCACTGGTCCAGCAGATGACACATTACCAATCACAG GCACAGCATGTGTTCAGTCCCGTAATGCAGGGCAGTGCCAGGATGATGGCGCCTCCCACGCACGGCCAACCCACCCTCGTCTCTTCCTCAACTACACAGTACCCAGAGCAGACACACACCATGTATGGTACGTCAGCATACCACTTGTGTATGTTCATATGCAACGAGCCAGAATGTGCAG TGTCTCAAGGGCCAATGCCTCAGCAGTACCCCCACCCCAGCGCCACCTTGCACCCTCACCCACAGCACCCCCAGCCCTCTGCCACGCCTACAGGCCAAGGCCAGCAGGGTGGTCCCCAACAACATGGAGGTCCTCCGAACCACCCAGCTGCCAGCCCAGTCCAGcaccagcagcaccagcaggcagcagcag cggcagcagcagcccaGGCCCTCCACATGGCCAACCAGGCGCCGCAGCAGCAGATGTATTCTGCTTTGGCCCCCACTCCCCCCTCCATGACCCCGGGGCCCAACCCTCAGTCTCCCCAGGCATCGTTCCCCTCTGCCCAGCAGACGGTCTATATCCACCCACAGCAGGTGCAGCACGGCTACAACCACAACCACATGGCACACGTGCAGCAG GCCCATATGCAGTCTGGTATGGTGCAGTCTCACCACCCGGCGCAGACCCACCCCACCATGATGCTGATGGCTACCCAGGGTCCTCCAGGGGGTCAGCCACCTATGCCCCAGACTGCCCTCAACCCCATTCCCGTTTCCTCCACCACACATTTTTCCTACCTGGCACATCCACAAg TGCAAGctcatcatcagcagcagctgtaG
- the atxn2 gene encoding ataxin-2 isoform X1 → MSMKAGGNRSKPGGGNTAGAAASGAGGSGGGRQNLGRGRHSGKGPAAVIFNGVYANMRMVHVLTSVVGTKCELKVKNGTIYEGVFKTYGPECDLVLDAAHRKSLEPSIAPRKEDIVESIIFKASDVVVVTFKDVDLNFARKVSSDTDNFTDTAVSSKINGEHKEKDLEPWDGGETHNSDSLESLDTDVSNGWDPNDMFKYNEEKYGVLSTYDSSLSTYTVPLERDNSEEFLKREARAAQLAEEIEASATYKARVALENDERSEEEKYTAVVRGERETHTLSRENKYIPPGQRNREAMSWGLGRQNSPRLAQGSAGPSTPRPGPHDYSPSAGADQRVVNGGSSHWPSPCPSPSSRPPSRYQSGPSSLPPRATTPTRPARPPSRPSRPLSHSSHPSYPSSSSSFSHHGPTSPASTLPKRMSSEGPPRMSPKSQRTPRAHRVPPCRTTGVPPGVDLISHNAPGEVPVTPPTRSSSSGGTWSSVVSGAHRPRSPRQNSMGGASSGSSSLPASQTGTAPVETVATATSVSSPAAASPAPNMVSSSSADAKECRVQETRQTSPTANKENIKPLDSSPSITRPVCKGPPSIPPDHRKQIDNLKKFSVDFRLQSSSNPDSAFDQMMTKPPRDPADKPKDLALNKASTMGREGTEDGVVVNAAGTPGGAPVPPTTTTNTSKPGSPAALSPSPSAPDQKRPGLDVTSQGVQTTATSSFSAPKHEEKEEKREAVQDQVRKSTLNPNANEFKPRFNTQPKPANTPTPPRPQGQPSPSIVVQQPQTVYSQTVCFPQMYPLTPVSPGVQKSIIWKSPAMYQVQMPHMTVSQSKPYRPGKVPNMPQQRSDQHHPQGTPTMMHPVTAAGPPIVAQNPAYSAQYFTCSPQQFTSQPLVQQMTHYQSQAQHVFSPVMQGSARMMAPPTHGQPTLVSSSTTQYPEQTHTMYGTSAYHLCMFICNEPECAVSQGPMPQQYPHPSATLHPHPQHPQPSATPTGQGQQGGPQQHGGPPNHPAASPVQHQQHQQAAAAAAAAQALHMANQAPQQQMYSALAPTPPSMTPGPNPQSPQASFPSAQQTVYIHPQQVQHGYNHNHMAHVQQAHMQSGMVQSHHPAQTHPTMMLMATQGPPGGQPPMPQTALNPIPVSSTTHFSYLAHPQVQAHHQQQL, encoded by the exons ATGTCAATGAAGGCCGGTGGAAATCGCAGCAAGCCCGGCGGTGGCAACACCGCTGGTGCCGCCGCCTCCGGTGCCGGAGGAAGCGGCGGGGGTAGACAGAATCTGGGCAG gggAAGACACAGTGGTAAAGGTCCCGCAGCA GTCATTTTCAATGGTGTATATGCAAATATGAGGATGGTCCATGTCTTGACTTCAGTGGTG GGGACCAAGTGTGAGCTGAAAGTGAAAAATGGAACAATCTATGAAGGAGTATTTAAGACGTACGGTCCAGAG TGTGACCTGGTGTTGGATGCAGCCCACAGAAAGAGCCTAGAGCCAAGCATAGCTCCCCGGAAAGAGGATATTGTGGAGAGCATCATTTTCAAGGCCTCAGATGTCGTAGTGGTGACCTTCAAAGATGTGGACCTGAATTTCGCCAGGAAAG TCTCCTCTGACACAG ACAACTTCACAGATACAGCAGTGAGCAGTAAGATCAATGGCGAGCATAAAGAGAAGGATCTAGAGCCCTGGGATGGAGGAGAGACCCACAACTCTGACAGCCTTGAGTCCCTGGATACAGATGTG TCAAACGGGTGGGATCCCAATGACATGTTCAAGTACAACGAGGAGAAGTATGGTGTCTTGTCTACATATGACAGCAGCCTGTCCACATATAC GGTTCCCCTGGAGCGGGACAACTCAGAGGAGTTCCTCAAGAGGGAGGCGCGCGCTGCCCAGCTGGCAGAGGAGATTGAGGCCAGTGCCACATACAAGGCCCGTGTGGCCCTGGAGAACGATGAACGCTCTGAGGAGGAGAAATATACTGCTGTGGTGCGAGGGGAAAGGGAGACTCACACACTTAGCAG agagAACAAGTACATTCCTCCAGGTCAGAGGAACAGGGAGGCGATGTCCTGGGGACTGGGACGTCAGAATTCACCTCGTCTGGCTCAGGGCTCAGCTGGACCATCAACTCCTCGACCAGGACCTCACGACTACAGTCCTAGCGCCGGGGCTGATCAGAGGGTGGTTAACGGAG GTTCATCCCATTGGCCCTCACCCTGTCCGTCTCCTTCCTCCCGCCCCCCCTCTCGTTACCAGTCTGGCCCCTCCTCCCTGCCTCCTCGGGCAACCACGCCCACCAGGCCCGCCAGACCCCCCTCTCGACCTTCCAGGCCTCTCTCTCATTCATCCCACCCCTCctatccctcctcctcatcctccttttCCCACCATGGGCCCACATCGCCAGCCTCCACTCTGCCCAAACGCATGTCTTCAGAAG GTCCACCCAGGATGTCTCCGAAATCCCAGCGGACGCCTCGTGCTCACAGAGTGCCACCCTGCCGGACCACTGGCGTTCCTCCTGGAGTGGATTTAATTTCCCACAATGCCCCTGGAGAGGTCCCAGTGACTCCACCAACCAGGAGCAGCTCCTCTGGAGGGACATGGTCCTCGGTGGTTAGCGGAG CTCACAGACCTCGCTCCCCCCGACAGAATAGTATGGGTGGAGCCTCTTCtggctcctcctccctcccagcATCCCAGACAGGAACCGCTCCTGTGGAAACTGTTGCTACAGCAACATCAGTTtcctctcctgctgctgctagcccCGCCCCCAACATGGTCTCCTCTTCTTCAGCAGATG CAAAAGAGTGTCGTGTCCAGGAAACAAGACAGACATCCCCTACGGCAAACAAGGAGAACATCAAGCCCTTGGACAGCTCACCTAGTATCACCAGACCAGTCTGTAAAG GACCCCCTTCTATTCCACCAgaccacagaaaacaaatagaTAATTTAAAGAAATTTAGTGTCGATTTTAGG TTGCAGTCTAGTTCAAACCCAGACTCTGCCTTTGACCAGATGATGACCAAGCCTCCCAGAGATCCAGCAGACAAGCCAAAAGACCTTGCCCTGAACAAAGCCTCCACAATGGGCCGGGAGGGCACTGAAGACGGTGTTGTAGTGAATGCGGCTGGCACCCCCGGTGGTGCCCCTGTTCcgcccaccaccaccacaaacaCCAGTAAGCCTGGCAGCCCCGCTGCACTGTCCCCATCTCCCTCAGCCCCTGACCAGAAGAGGCCGGGGCTGGATGTGACATCACAGGGAGTTCAGACAACAGCCACGTCCTCATTCAGTGCACCCAAGcatgaagagaaggaggagaaaagggAGGCAGTACAAGA TCAAGTAAGAAAATCAACCCTGAACCCAAATGCCAATGAGTTCAAACCAAGGTTCAATACACAG CCCAAACCAGCCAACACCCCGACGCCTCCCCGGCCTCAGGGCCAGCCCAGCCCCTCCATCGTAGTCCAGCAGCCCCAGACTGTCTACAGCCAGACAGTCTGCTTCCCCCAGATGTATCCCCTCACACCAGTCAGCCCTGGAGTGCAG aaaagcataatatggaaG TCTCCAGCCATGTACCAGGTTCAGATGCCTCATATGACAGTCAGCCAGTCTAAACCCTACAGACCAGGTAAAG TACCCAACATGCCCCAGCAGAGGTCAGACCAGCACCACCCGCAAGGCACGCCCACCATGATGCACCCAGTGACGGCAGCAGGACCCCCTATTGTAGCACAGAACCCTGCCTACTCTGCTCAGTACTTCACCTGCAGCCCACAGCAGTTCACCAGTCAGCCACTGGTCCAGCAGATGACACATTACCAATCACAG GCACAGCATGTGTTCAGTCCCGTAATGCAGGGCAGTGCCAGGATGATGGCGCCTCCCACGCACGGCCAACCCACCCTCGTCTCTTCCTCAACTACACAGTACCCAGAGCAGACACACACCATGTATGGTACGTCAGCATACCACTTGTGTATGTTCATATGCAACGAGCCAGAATGTGCAG TGTCTCAAGGGCCAATGCCTCAGCAGTACCCCCACCCCAGCGCCACCTTGCACCCTCACCCACAGCACCCCCAGCCCTCTGCCACGCCTACAGGCCAAGGCCAGCAGGGTGGTCCCCAACAACATGGAGGTCCTCCGAACCACCCAGCTGCCAGCCCAGTCCAGcaccagcagcaccagcaggcagcagcag cggcagcagcagcccaGGCCCTCCACATGGCCAACCAGGCGCCGCAGCAGCAGATGTATTCTGCTTTGGCCCCCACTCCCCCCTCCATGACCCCGGGGCCCAACCCTCAGTCTCCCCAGGCATCGTTCCCCTCTGCCCAGCAGACGGTCTATATCCACCCACAGCAGGTGCAGCACGGCTACAACCACAACCACATGGCACACGTGCAGCAG GCCCATATGCAGTCTGGTATGGTGCAGTCTCACCACCCGGCGCAGACCCACCCCACCATGATGCTGATGGCTACCCAGGGTCCTCCAGGGGGTCAGCCACCTATGCCCCAGACTGCCCTCAACCCCATTCCCGTTTCCTCCACCACACATTTTTCCTACCTGGCACATCCACAAg TGCAAGctcatcatcagcagcagctgtaG
- the atxn2 gene encoding ataxin-2 isoform X6 — translation MSMKAGGNRSKPGGGNTAGAAASGAGGSGGGRQNLGRGRHSGKGPAAVIFNGVYANMRMVHVLTSVVGTKCELKVKNGTIYEGVFKTYGPECDLVLDAAHRKSLEPSIAPRKEDIVESIIFKASDVVVVTFKDVDLNFARKVSSDTDNFTDTAVSSKINGEHKEKDLEPWDGGETHNSDSLESLDTDVSNGWDPNDMFKYNEEKYGVLSTYDSSLSTYTVPLERDNSEEFLKREARAAQLAEEIEASATYKARVALENDERSEEEKYTAVVRGERETHTLSRENKYIPPGQRNREAMSWGLGRQNSPRLAQGSAGPSTPRPGPHDYSPSAGADQRVVNGGSSHWPSPCPSPSSRPPSRYQSGPSSLPPRATTPTRPARPPSRPSRPLSHSSHPSYPSSSSSFSHHGPTSPASTLPKRMSSEGPPRMSPKSQRTPRAHRVPPCRTTGVPPGVDLISHNAPGEVPVTPPTRSSSSGGTWSSVVSGAHRPRSPRQNSMGGASSGSSSLPASQTGTAPVETVATATSVSSPAAASPAPNMVSSSSADAKECRVQETRQTSPTANKENIKPLDSSPSITRPVCKGPPSIPPDHRKQIDNLKKFSVDFRLQSSSNPDSAFDQMMTKPPRDPADKPKDLALNKASTMGREGTEDGVVVNAAGTPGGAPVPPTTTTNTSKPGSPAALSPSPSAPDQKRPGLDVTSQGVQTTATSSFSAPKHEEKEEKREAVQDQVRKSTLNPNANEFKPRFNTQPKPANTPTPPRPQGQPSPSIVVQQPQTVYSQTVCFPQMYPLTPVSPGVQKSIIWKSPAMYQVQMPHMTVSQSKPYRPVPNMPQQRSDQHHPQGTPTMMHPVTAAGPPIVAQNPAYSAQYFTCSPQQFTSQPLVQQMTHYQSQAQHVFSPVMQGSARMMAPPTHGQPTLVSSSTTQYPEQTHTMYVSQGPMPQQYPHPSATLHPHPQHPQPSATPTGQGQQGGPQQHGGPPNHPAASPVQHQQHQQAAAAAAAAQALHMANQAPQQQMYSALAPTPPSMTPGPNPQSPQASFPSAQQTVYIHPQQVQHGYNHNHMAHVQQAHMQSGMVQSHHPAQTHPTMMLMATQGPPGGQPPMPQTALNPIPVSSTTHFSYLAHPQVQAHHQQQL, via the exons ATGTCAATGAAGGCCGGTGGAAATCGCAGCAAGCCCGGCGGTGGCAACACCGCTGGTGCCGCCGCCTCCGGTGCCGGAGGAAGCGGCGGGGGTAGACAGAATCTGGGCAG gggAAGACACAGTGGTAAAGGTCCCGCAGCA GTCATTTTCAATGGTGTATATGCAAATATGAGGATGGTCCATGTCTTGACTTCAGTGGTG GGGACCAAGTGTGAGCTGAAAGTGAAAAATGGAACAATCTATGAAGGAGTATTTAAGACGTACGGTCCAGAG TGTGACCTGGTGTTGGATGCAGCCCACAGAAAGAGCCTAGAGCCAAGCATAGCTCCCCGGAAAGAGGATATTGTGGAGAGCATCATTTTCAAGGCCTCAGATGTCGTAGTGGTGACCTTCAAAGATGTGGACCTGAATTTCGCCAGGAAAG TCTCCTCTGACACAG ACAACTTCACAGATACAGCAGTGAGCAGTAAGATCAATGGCGAGCATAAAGAGAAGGATCTAGAGCCCTGGGATGGAGGAGAGACCCACAACTCTGACAGCCTTGAGTCCCTGGATACAGATGTG TCAAACGGGTGGGATCCCAATGACATGTTCAAGTACAACGAGGAGAAGTATGGTGTCTTGTCTACATATGACAGCAGCCTGTCCACATATAC GGTTCCCCTGGAGCGGGACAACTCAGAGGAGTTCCTCAAGAGGGAGGCGCGCGCTGCCCAGCTGGCAGAGGAGATTGAGGCCAGTGCCACATACAAGGCCCGTGTGGCCCTGGAGAACGATGAACGCTCTGAGGAGGAGAAATATACTGCTGTGGTGCGAGGGGAAAGGGAGACTCACACACTTAGCAG agagAACAAGTACATTCCTCCAGGTCAGAGGAACAGGGAGGCGATGTCCTGGGGACTGGGACGTCAGAATTCACCTCGTCTGGCTCAGGGCTCAGCTGGACCATCAACTCCTCGACCAGGACCTCACGACTACAGTCCTAGCGCCGGGGCTGATCAGAGGGTGGTTAACGGAG GTTCATCCCATTGGCCCTCACCCTGTCCGTCTCCTTCCTCCCGCCCCCCCTCTCGTTACCAGTCTGGCCCCTCCTCCCTGCCTCCTCGGGCAACCACGCCCACCAGGCCCGCCAGACCCCCCTCTCGACCTTCCAGGCCTCTCTCTCATTCATCCCACCCCTCctatccctcctcctcatcctccttttCCCACCATGGGCCCACATCGCCAGCCTCCACTCTGCCCAAACGCATGTCTTCAGAAG GTCCACCCAGGATGTCTCCGAAATCCCAGCGGACGCCTCGTGCTCACAGAGTGCCACCCTGCCGGACCACTGGCGTTCCTCCTGGAGTGGATTTAATTTCCCACAATGCCCCTGGAGAGGTCCCAGTGACTCCACCAACCAGGAGCAGCTCCTCTGGAGGGACATGGTCCTCGGTGGTTAGCGGAG CTCACAGACCTCGCTCCCCCCGACAGAATAGTATGGGTGGAGCCTCTTCtggctcctcctccctcccagcATCCCAGACAGGAACCGCTCCTGTGGAAACTGTTGCTACAGCAACATCAGTTtcctctcctgctgctgctagcccCGCCCCCAACATGGTCTCCTCTTCTTCAGCAGATG CAAAAGAGTGTCGTGTCCAGGAAACAAGACAGACATCCCCTACGGCAAACAAGGAGAACATCAAGCCCTTGGACAGCTCACCTAGTATCACCAGACCAGTCTGTAAAG GACCCCCTTCTATTCCACCAgaccacagaaaacaaatagaTAATTTAAAGAAATTTAGTGTCGATTTTAGG TTGCAGTCTAGTTCAAACCCAGACTCTGCCTTTGACCAGATGATGACCAAGCCTCCCAGAGATCCAGCAGACAAGCCAAAAGACCTTGCCCTGAACAAAGCCTCCACAATGGGCCGGGAGGGCACTGAAGACGGTGTTGTAGTGAATGCGGCTGGCACCCCCGGTGGTGCCCCTGTTCcgcccaccaccaccacaaacaCCAGTAAGCCTGGCAGCCCCGCTGCACTGTCCCCATCTCCCTCAGCCCCTGACCAGAAGAGGCCGGGGCTGGATGTGACATCACAGGGAGTTCAGACAACAGCCACGTCCTCATTCAGTGCACCCAAGcatgaagagaaggaggagaaaagggAGGCAGTACAAGA TCAAGTAAGAAAATCAACCCTGAACCCAAATGCCAATGAGTTCAAACCAAGGTTCAATACACAG CCCAAACCAGCCAACACCCCGACGCCTCCCCGGCCTCAGGGCCAGCCCAGCCCCTCCATCGTAGTCCAGCAGCCCCAGACTGTCTACAGCCAGACAGTCTGCTTCCCCCAGATGTATCCCCTCACACCAGTCAGCCCTGGAGTGCAG aaaagcataatatggaaG TCTCCAGCCATGTACCAGGTTCAGATGCCTCATATGACAGTCAGCCAGTCTAAACCCTACAGACCAG TACCCAACATGCCCCAGCAGAGGTCAGACCAGCACCACCCGCAAGGCACGCCCACCATGATGCACCCAGTGACGGCAGCAGGACCCCCTATTGTAGCACAGAACCCTGCCTACTCTGCTCAGTACTTCACCTGCAGCCCACAGCAGTTCACCAGTCAGCCACTGGTCCAGCAGATGACACATTACCAATCACAG GCACAGCATGTGTTCAGTCCCGTAATGCAGGGCAGTGCCAGGATGATGGCGCCTCCCACGCACGGCCAACCCACCCTCGTCTCTTCCTCAACTACACAGTACCCAGAGCAGACACACACCATGTATG TGTCTCAAGGGCCAATGCCTCAGCAGTACCCCCACCCCAGCGCCACCTTGCACCCTCACCCACAGCACCCCCAGCCCTCTGCCACGCCTACAGGCCAAGGCCAGCAGGGTGGTCCCCAACAACATGGAGGTCCTCCGAACCACCCAGCTGCCAGCCCAGTCCAGcaccagcagcaccagcaggcagcagcag cggcagcagcagcccaGGCCCTCCACATGGCCAACCAGGCGCCGCAGCAGCAGATGTATTCTGCTTTGGCCCCCACTCCCCCCTCCATGACCCCGGGGCCCAACCCTCAGTCTCCCCAGGCATCGTTCCCCTCTGCCCAGCAGACGGTCTATATCCACCCACAGCAGGTGCAGCACGGCTACAACCACAACCACATGGCACACGTGCAGCAG GCCCATATGCAGTCTGGTATGGTGCAGTCTCACCACCCGGCGCAGACCCACCCCACCATGATGCTGATGGCTACCCAGGGTCCTCCAGGGGGTCAGCCACCTATGCCCCAGACTGCCCTCAACCCCATTCCCGTTTCCTCCACCACACATTTTTCCTACCTGGCACATCCACAAg TGCAAGctcatcatcagcagcagctgtaG